One segment of Rosa chinensis cultivar Old Blush chromosome 6, RchiOBHm-V2, whole genome shotgun sequence DNA contains the following:
- the LOC112173179 gene encoding transcription factor MYB8 encodes MRRIPCCSKEGVNKGPWTAEEDKMLADHIKAHGEQKWSSIPKQTGLKRCGKSCRLRWLNYLRPNIKRGNITQEEEDLIIRLHKLLGNRWSLIAGRIPGRTDNEIKNYWNGHLCKKSQLEKSKVAAKNMRPSDEAKVEEDHRHDSKVESESSEGSLFSHSSTTSTTTEEDSSDILMDFYTREITLSEFLDTDFTKFSSMISTDKVLMVQGEGEDQIQKQPQVSSSQAEAEANDEAPMNVIISQEMMDNLIVWEYQSDSDFGFKLSAAFTDSVADEERILDFMN; translated from the exons ATGAGGAGAATACCTTGCTGTTCTAAGGAGGGAGTGAACAAGGGACCTTGGACAGCTGAAGAAGACAAGATGCTTGCGGATCATATCAAAGCTCATGGCGAACAAAAATGGAGCAGCATTCCTAAACAAACAG GGCTCAAGAGATGTGGGAAGAGTTGCAGGCTTCGGTGGTTGAATTATCTAAGACCGAATATAAAACGAGGCAACATTACGCAAGAGGAAGAGGACCTCATCATTAGGCTCCATAAACTCTTAGGAAACAG ATGGTCTCTAATAGCAGGAAGAATTCCGGGGCGAACAGACAATGAAATCAAGAACTACTGGAACGGCCACTTGTGCAAGAAATCACAGCTGGAAAAGTCTAAGGTTGCAGCAAAGAATATGAGACCCTCCGACGAGGCCAAAGTTGAAGAGGATCATCGTCATGACTCCAAAGTTGAATCTGAATCCAGTGAAGGGTCATTATTCTCTCATTCATCTACTACGTCAACTACAACGGAAGAAGATTCGTCGGATATTTTGATGGATTTTTACACCAGGGAGATAACTCTGTCGGAGTTTCTGGATACCGACTTTACAAAGTTCAGCAGTATGATCAGTACTGATAAGGTACTAATGGttcaaggagaaggagaagatcAAATTCAGAAACAGCCTCAGGTTAGTTCCAGTCAAGCTGAAGCCGAGGCTAATGATGAAGCACCTATGAATGTGATAATATCGCAGGAAATGATGGACAACTTGATCGTCTGGGAATATCAAAGTGATTCAGATTTCGGATTTAAACTTTCGGCAGCTTTCACGGACTCTGTTGCAGACGAAGAAAGAATTTTGGATTTTATGAATtaa